The following are from one region of the Hemibagrus wyckioides isolate EC202008001 linkage group LG24, SWU_Hwy_1.0, whole genome shotgun sequence genome:
- the LOC131345338 gene encoding olfactory receptor 6N2-like, whose product MDYSINATYFTLEGHVDLEHYKYVYFIFTLIIYIMIICFNTAIILIIQTNKHLHEPMYIFIAALLCNALFGATAFYPKLLTDLLSEKQIVYYEGCLVQAFCIYTYGESEFTLLSAMAYDRYVSICKPLHYATIIKTSTVRKLIFLSWFLPCCEVGISVILTSRLQLCKYKLNRIYCDNFSIVKLSCGEISMNNSWGLFIFSIAVFPPVIFIIYSYIRILAVCLNNSKDFRKKALQTCLPHLFIFINFSVNACFEIINNRLESKQIPHIIAMILSVIPFVIPPLINPIIYGLKLQEIFNCFRRLMSSKKRSHISF is encoded by the coding sequence ATGGATTATTCTATAAATGCTACATATTTTACATTGGAGGGACATGTGGATTTAGAACATtacaaatatgtttattttatatttactctCATCATCTATATAATGATTATCTGCTTTAATACTGCTATAATTTTAatcatacaaacaaacaaacacctccATGAGCCCATGTACATTTTCATTGCTGCTTTGCTTTGCAATGCTCTCTTTGGTGCAACTGCTTTTTATCCTAAACTGCTCACTGATTTACTGTCTGAAAAACAAATTGTCTATTATGAAGGGTGCTTAGTTCAGGCATTTTGCATATACACATATGGTGAGTCAGAGTTCACCCTGTTATCAGCTATGGCCTATGACAGATATGTGTCCATCTGTAAACCATTACATTATGCAACTATTATAAAAACATCCACTGTCAGAAAACTAATATTTTTATCATGGTTTTTACCATGCTGTGAAGTTGGTATATCTGTTATTTTAACATCCCGACTTCAGctgtgtaaatataaattaaatagaatATATTGTGACAATTTCTCAATTGTTAAATTAAGCTGTGGTGAAATATCTATGAATAACTCTTGGGgactttttattttcagcattGCTGTGTTTCCTCCAGTGATCTTCATAATCTACTCGTACATTAGGATACTTGCTGTCTGTTTAAATAATTCTAaagatttcagaaaaaaagcTCTACAGACCTGTTTACCAcatcttttcattttcataaattTTTCTGTCAATGCATGCTTTGAAATTATAAACAACAGACTGGAGTCAAAGCAAATTCCACACATTATTGCCATGATCCTCTCAGTTATACCTTTTGTTATTCCTCCTCTAATTAATCCGATAATATATGGATTAAAACTGCAGGagatttttaattgttttaggAGATTGATGTCTAGCAAAAAAAGGTCACACATttccttttaa
- the LOC131344995 gene encoding olfactory receptor 6N2-like: MNNSSDVIYLTLEGHVELEKYRYVYFVMVLTIYLLIISFNSLVIFVIFTNKCLHEPMYIFIVALLCNALFGTTALYPKLLTDILSEIQVVSFESCIFQSFCIYTYGASEFTLLSAMAYDRYVSICKPLHYSTLVKMSTVKKLLFCCWFLPSCEIGICAILTYQRKLCKFKLNRIYCNNSSMIRLGCGDFTVSNSFGLFVLSIAVFPPLMFVLFSYMRILSVCLKNPKDFRKKALQTCFPHILIFIIFSVTTCFEIINTRLEENMPHIFSMIMSLENLVIPPLLNPIIYGLKLKDILSRIKKMVCKSKTHVCQKVIEH; the protein is encoded by the coding sequence ATGAATAATTCTTCTGATGTTATATATTTAACTCTGGAAGGCCATGTGGAGCTGGAGAAATACAGAtatgtttattttgtaatgGTTCTCACAATTTACCTCTTGATTATTTCCTTTAATAGTCTTGTCATTTTTGTCATATTCACAAACAAATGTCTCCATGAGCCTATGTACATTTTCATTGTTGCTTTGCTCTGTAATGCTCTCTTTGGAACAACTGCTCTTTATCCTAAACTTCTGACTGATATTTTGTCTGAAATTCAAGTTGTTTCTTTTGAatcctgtatatttcagtcattttgcATATACACATATGGTGCATCAGAGTTCACCCTGTTATCAGCTATGGCCTATGACAGATATGTGTCCATCTGTAAACCATTACATTATTCAACACTTGTGaaaatgtccactgttaaaaagcttttattttgctGTTGGTTTCTTCCTTCCTGTGAAATCGGCATTTGTGCAATTTTAACATATCAACGTAAGCTTTGTAAATTCAAATTAAATAGAATATACTGTAATAATAGTTCAATGATTAGGCTGGGTTGTGGAGACTTTACTGTAAGTAATTCATTCGGATTGTTTGTTTTAAGCATTGCTGTGTTTCCTCCATTGATGTTTGTCCTTTTCTCATATATGAGAATCCTTTCAGTCTGTCTAAAGAATCCAAAGGATTTCAGAAAAAAAGCTCTACAAACCTGCTTCCcacatattttaattttcattattttctcagTCACAACATGTTTTgaaattataaacactagattaGAAGAAAATATGCCTCACATTTTCAGTATGATCATGTCATTGGAAAATCTGGTTATTCCCCCTCTATTAAATCCCATTATATATGGACTGAAACTGAAGGATATTCTGAGTAGAATTAAGAAAATGGTGTGCAAAAGTAAGACACATGTATGCCAGAAAGTTATTGAACACTAA